One genomic segment of Pseudomonas sp. RU47 includes these proteins:
- a CDS encoding cation:proton antiporter: protein MLELVAAFICLTTLLTFVNFRFIGLPPTIGVMVTALLFSLILQGLSVLGYPGLEERVQQLIGQIDFGDLLMNWMLSFLLFAGALHVNLNDLRSYRWPIGLLATFGVLIATTVIGSLAYYIFALFGWHVSFLYCLLFGALISPTDPIAVLGVLRTANASKPLKTTIVGESLFNDGTAVVVFTVLLGIAQLGETPTISATAMLFVHEAIGGVLFGGLIGYLVYRMIKSVEQHQITVMLTLALVIGGSAMATEIHVSAPIAMVVAGLIIGNLGRNLAMNDMTRRYLDGFWELLDDMLNALLFALIGMELLLLPFNWLHVAAASVLAVAILLSRLLTVAPAILLLRRWRTVPAGTIRILTWGGLRGGVSVALALALPLGPERDLLLSITYIVVLSSILLQGLTIGKLVKHATRNEPATTSEPAHH from the coding sequence ATGCTTGAACTTGTCGCCGCTTTCATCTGCCTCACCACCCTCCTCACCTTCGTCAACTTCCGCTTCATCGGCCTGCCGCCGACCATCGGCGTGATGGTGACTGCGCTGCTGTTCTCCCTGATCCTGCAAGGCCTGAGCGTACTCGGCTACCCCGGTCTCGAAGAACGCGTGCAGCAACTGATCGGCCAGATCGACTTTGGCGATCTGCTGATGAACTGGATGCTCTCATTCCTGCTGTTCGCCGGCGCCTTGCACGTCAACCTGAATGACTTGCGCAGCTACCGCTGGCCCATCGGCCTGTTGGCAACCTTCGGCGTGTTGATTGCCACCACGGTAATCGGCAGCCTCGCCTATTACATTTTTGCCCTGTTCGGCTGGCACGTGAGTTTCTTGTATTGCCTGCTGTTCGGCGCGCTGATTTCGCCGACCGACCCGATTGCCGTGCTCGGTGTGCTGCGTACCGCCAACGCCTCGAAGCCGCTGAAAACCACCATCGTCGGCGAATCACTGTTCAACGACGGCACAGCTGTTGTGGTGTTCACCGTATTGCTGGGCATCGCCCAACTCGGCGAAACCCCGACCATCAGCGCCACCGCCATGTTGTTCGTTCATGAAGCCATCGGCGGTGTGTTGTTCGGCGGGCTGATCGGTTATCTGGTCTATCGAATGATCAAGAGCGTCGAACAGCATCAGATCACCGTGATGCTGACCTTGGCGCTGGTCATTGGCGGTTCGGCGATGGCCACGGAGATTCACGTTTCCGCGCCGATCGCGATGGTGGTGGCCGGTCTGATCATCGGCAACCTCGGGCGCAATCTGGCAATGAACGACATGACCCGCCGTTATCTGGACGGTTTCTGGGAATTGCTCGATGACATGCTTAACGCGCTGCTGTTTGCGCTGATCGGCATGGAGCTGTTGCTGCTGCCGTTCAACTGGCTGCACGTGGCGGCGGCGAGTGTATTGGCGGTGGCCATTCTGCTGTCACGCCTGCTCACTGTGGCTCCGGCGATTCTGCTGCTGCGCCGCTGGCGGACAGTGCCGGCCGGCACCATCCGGATTTTGACCTGGGGCGGTTTGCGCGGCGGTGTTTCAGTGGCACTGGCCCTGGCCCTGCCGCTGGGCCCGGAGCGCGATCTGCTGCTGAGCATCACTTACATCGTGGTGCTGTCGTCGATCCTGTTGCAGGGTCTGACCATCGGCAAACTGGTCAAGCACGCGACTCGCAACGAGCCCGCGACCACCAGCGAACCTGCTCACCACTGA
- the ligB gene encoding NAD-dependent DNA ligase LigB, translating to MLVTLRLLLIFLTACTALNTHADCPKWPATQAKSEIAALQKQINQWDDAYHREGRSLIADELYDQSLQRLSAWRECFRLPSPVEPLRTASGTVTHPIAHTGLDKIHKAEAVQAWLRDRQDVWVQPKVDGVAVTLVYRQGMLQQAISRGDGISGQDWTTSAQRINAIPQRLTQPLDLLVQGELYWRLNEHVQARSGSVNARAAVAGLMNRKSFTAEQAAGIGLFVWDWPQGPLDLPERISRLAALGFAKTEPYSQPASDFAEAQKWRDHWYRSPLPFATDGVVLRQTQRPPAERWQARAPYWAIAWKYPFAQALAEVRKINFKIGRTGRITPVIELTPVMLDDREIKRVSASSLKRWQELDIRPGDQVAISLAGLTIPRLDSVVLRTSERTDIDIPDAEDFHALSCWQPTPGCESQFLARLSWLSGKQGLAMQHVGRGTWEKLLETRRVNNLLDWLTLDASELANIAGFGERSSERLMHSFHSARQRPFAQWLKALGLPPSGQAHLPDSWQALAQRDTEQWQAEAGIGPGRAAQLSAFFRDPQVLALSETLRAAGIDGF from the coding sequence ATGCTTGTCACACTGCGCCTGCTGTTGATTTTTCTCACCGCCTGTACGGCCCTCAACACCCACGCCGATTGCCCGAAATGGCCGGCCACTCAAGCAAAAAGCGAAATCGCCGCCCTGCAAAAACAGATCAACCAATGGGACGACGCCTATCACCGCGAAGGCCGCTCACTGATCGCCGACGAACTCTACGACCAGTCACTCCAACGCCTGAGCGCATGGCGTGAATGCTTCAGGCTACCCTCGCCCGTCGAACCTTTGCGCACGGCTTCAGGCACAGTCACCCACCCCATCGCCCATACCGGTCTGGATAAAATCCATAAAGCCGAGGCCGTGCAAGCATGGCTACGAGATCGTCAGGACGTCTGGGTTCAACCCAAAGTCGATGGCGTGGCAGTGACGCTGGTTTATCGCCAAGGGATGTTGCAACAAGCCATCAGTCGCGGTGACGGGATCAGCGGACAGGACTGGACGACTTCAGCGCAAAGAATCAACGCCATACCTCAACGCCTGACGCAGCCGCTTGATCTGCTGGTTCAAGGGGAGCTCTATTGGCGCTTGAATGAACACGTGCAAGCCCGATCCGGCAGCGTCAACGCCCGTGCCGCCGTTGCCGGACTGATGAACCGCAAATCCTTCACGGCAGAACAGGCTGCCGGGATCGGACTGTTCGTTTGGGACTGGCCGCAAGGGCCTTTGGATTTGCCCGAACGGATTTCACGATTGGCAGCGCTGGGCTTTGCCAAGACTGAACCGTACAGCCAGCCCGCCAGCGATTTCGCAGAGGCACAAAAATGGCGCGACCACTGGTATCGCTCGCCTTTACCCTTTGCCACCGACGGCGTGGTGTTGCGCCAGACTCAGCGCCCTCCCGCCGAACGCTGGCAGGCTCGCGCACCGTACTGGGCGATCGCCTGGAAATACCCGTTTGCGCAAGCGTTGGCCGAAGTTCGCAAGATCAACTTCAAGATTGGCCGCACTGGCCGCATCACACCGGTGATCGAGTTGACCCCGGTCATGCTCGATGACCGGGAGATCAAACGGGTCAGCGCCAGTTCGCTGAAACGCTGGCAAGAGCTGGACATTCGCCCGGGAGATCAAGTGGCAATCAGCCTCGCCGGTCTGACCATTCCTCGGCTCGACAGTGTTGTACTGCGCACCAGCGAACGCACAGATATCGATATCCCCGACGCAGAGGATTTCCACGCCTTGAGTTGCTGGCAACCGACCCCCGGTTGTGAAAGCCAGTTTCTCGCCCGCTTGAGCTGGCTCAGCGGTAAGCAAGGGCTGGCGATGCAGCATGTCGGTCGTGGTACCTGGGAGAAACTTCTCGAAACACGCCGTGTGAACAACCTGCTGGATTGGTTGACCCTCGACGCGTCAGAGCTTGCTAACATTGCCGGCTTCGGCGAGCGCAGCAGCGAACGCCTGATGCACAGTTTTCACAGCGCCCGCCAACGGCCCTTCGCCCAGTGGCTCAAAGCCTTGGGCTTACCGCCAAGCGGTCAGGCACACCTGCCTGACTCGTGGCAGGCGCTGGCACAACGCGACACCGAACAATGGCAGGCCGAAGCCGGTATCGGCCCGGGACGCGCAGCGCAATTGAGCGCATTCTTTCGCGACCCGCAGGTACTGGCCTTGAGCGAAACCTTACGTGCCGCCGGAATCGACGGTTTCTGA
- a CDS encoding MAPEG family protein, whose translation MTVALWCVLIAIFLPYVCTGVAKAVGGYRLSDNHDPRDFLESLNGVARRAHAAQLNSFEVMPAFAAAVIVAHLVGTAQLVTVNVLAVMFITSRLLYIICYLADWAILRSLVWFVGMGLIASFFFVSV comes from the coding sequence ATGACGGTGGCTCTGTGGTGTGTGTTGATTGCGATTTTTCTGCCATATGTCTGCACTGGCGTGGCGAAAGCCGTGGGCGGCTACCGGTTGAGTGACAACCACGATCCGCGCGACTTTCTTGAAAGTCTCAACGGTGTGGCCCGTCGGGCGCACGCGGCGCAGCTGAACAGCTTTGAGGTGATGCCGGCGTTTGCAGCGGCGGTGATCGTCGCGCACCTGGTGGGAACCGCGCAGTTGGTGACGGTCAATGTGCTGGCGGTGATGTTTATTACCAGTCGCCTGCTTTACATCATTTGCTACCTGGCGGACTGGGCGATCTTGCGGTCGCTGGTGTGGTTTGTGGGGATGGGGCTGATTGCTTCGTTCTTCTTCGTGTCGGTCTGA
- a CDS encoding formate/nitrite transporter family protein, with the protein MTTPTDGKTPDLSAKEQHEVEKNQPPRAAVLHEIIRSQGDQELERSIAALWWSALAAGLTMGLSLMGMGLLNSRLPDGDEFKVIASFGYCAGFLAVILARQQLFTENTLTAVLPVMTKPTLQNFGRLIRLWTVVLVGNLCGTILVAYVMLELPIFDSKTDVAFLEIGRKVMENHASQMFAKGIVSGWMIATMVWMIPSMESAKMWIIILITYLMALGDFTHIVVGSAEVSYLVFAGELPWSDFWMVFAGPTLAGNIIGGSFIFALISHAQIRSESGAPKESADQAEKPDPQAIKK; encoded by the coding sequence ATGACCACTCCCACCGACGGCAAGACCCCCGATCTCTCGGCCAAAGAACAGCATGAAGTCGAGAAAAACCAGCCGCCCCGCGCGGCCGTCCTGCATGAAATCATCCGCTCTCAAGGCGATCAGGAACTGGAGCGCAGCATCGCCGCACTCTGGTGGTCGGCATTGGCGGCAGGGTTGACCATGGGCCTGTCGCTGATGGGCATGGGCCTGCTCAATTCGCGCCTGCCCGACGGTGATGAATTCAAAGTGATCGCCAGCTTCGGCTACTGCGCAGGTTTTCTCGCGGTGATCCTCGCCCGTCAGCAACTGTTCACCGAAAACACCCTGACCGCCGTGCTGCCGGTCATGACCAAGCCGACCCTTCAGAACTTCGGCCGGCTGATCCGTCTGTGGACGGTGGTGCTCGTCGGCAACCTCTGCGGCACGATTCTGGTGGCGTACGTGATGCTCGAACTGCCGATCTTCGACAGCAAGACCGACGTTGCCTTCCTCGAAATCGGCCGCAAAGTCATGGAAAACCATGCCAGCCAGATGTTCGCCAAAGGCATCGTGTCTGGCTGGATGATCGCCACCATGGTCTGGATGATTCCGTCCATGGAGAGCGCGAAGATGTGGATCATCATCCTCATCACCTACCTGATGGCGCTCGGCGACTTCACTCACATCGTGGTGGGTTCGGCCGAGGTGTCATATCTGGTGTTTGCCGGCGAGCTGCCGTGGAGTGATTTCTGGATGGTCTTCGCCGGGCCGACGCTGGCGGGGAACATCATTGGCGGCAGCTTTATCTTTGCGCTGATCAGCCATGCGCAGATTCGCAGCGAGAGCGGTGCGCCGAAGGAATCTGCGGATCAGGCCGAGAAACCTGATCCGCAGGCGATCAAAAAATGA
- a CDS encoding acyl-CoA thioesterase yields MNFHTRKWVKPEDLNPNGTLFGGSLLRWIDEEAAIYAIVQLGNQRVVTKYISEINFVSASRQGDIIELGITATEFGRTSITLTCEVRNKITRKSILTVEKMVFVNLGEDGLPAPHGRTEIKYVKDQFQEDELVTK; encoded by the coding sequence ATGAATTTCCACACCCGCAAATGGGTAAAACCCGAAGACCTCAACCCCAACGGCACCCTGTTCGGCGGCAGTCTGTTGCGCTGGATTGACGAAGAAGCGGCGATCTACGCGATCGTCCAGTTGGGCAATCAGCGCGTGGTGACCAAGTACATTTCCGAAATCAACTTCGTCAGCGCCTCGCGCCAGGGCGACATTATCGAACTGGGCATCACCGCCACCGAGTTCGGCCGCACCTCGATCACACTGACTTGTGAAGTGCGCAACAAGATCACTCGCAAGAGCATTCTCACCGTCGAGAAGATGGTTTTCGTCAATCTGGGCGAAGACGGCTTGCCGGCACCGCACGGGCGCACTGAAATCAAATATGTGAAAGATCAGTTCCAGGAAGATGAGTTAGTCACCAAATAA
- the ahcY gene encoding adenosylhomocysteinase — MSAVITPADFNDYKVADMSLAAWGRRETIIAESEMPALMGLRRKYSGEQPLKGAKILGCIHMTIQTAVLIETLVALGAEVRWSSCNIFSTQDQAAAAIAAAGIPVFAWKGETEEEYEWCLEQTILKDGQPWDANMILDDGGDLTQLLHDKYPQVLDRVHGVTEETTTGVHRLLDMLAKGELKIPAINVNDSVTKSKNDNKYGCRHSLNDAIKRGTDHLLSGKQALVIGYGDVGKGSAQSLRQEGMIVKVSEVDPICAMQACMDGFELVSPFIDGINNGTEASIDKALLGKIDLIVTTTGNVNVCDANMLKALKKRAVVCNIGHFDNEIDTAFMRKNWAWEEVKPQVHKIHRTGPGAFDAQNDDYLILLAEGRLVNLGNATGHPSRIMDGSFANQVLAQIFLFGQKYADLSPAQKAERLTVEVLPKKLDEEVALEMVRGFGGVVTQLTKQQADYIGVTVEGPFKPHAYRY, encoded by the coding sequence ATGAGCGCTGTTATCACGCCTGCAGATTTTAACGATTACAAAGTTGCCGACATGTCCCTGGCTGCCTGGGGCCGTCGCGAAACCATCATCGCCGAATCGGAAATGCCGGCTCTGATGGGTCTGCGTCGCAAGTACTCCGGCGAACAGCCGTTGAAAGGCGCCAAGATCCTCGGCTGCATCCACATGACCATTCAGACTGCCGTGCTGATCGAAACCCTGGTTGCCCTGGGTGCCGAAGTACGCTGGTCGTCGTGCAACATTTTCTCGACTCAGGATCAGGCTGCTGCCGCTATCGCTGCTGCCGGTATCCCGGTTTTCGCCTGGAAAGGCGAAACTGAAGAAGAGTACGAGTGGTGCCTGGAGCAGACCATCCTGAAGGATGGCCAGCCATGGGACGCCAACATGATCCTCGACGACGGCGGCGACCTGACTCAGCTGCTGCACGACAAGTACCCACAAGTACTGGATCGCGTTCACGGCGTGACTGAAGAAACCACCACCGGTGTACACCGTCTGCTGGACATGCTGGCCAAGGGCGAGCTGAAAATCCCGGCCATCAACGTCAACGACTCGGTGACCAAGTCCAAGAACGACAACAAGTACGGCTGCCGTCACAGCCTGAACGACGCGATCAAGCGCGGTACCGACCACCTGCTGTCCGGCAAGCAAGCGCTGGTCATCGGTTACGGTGACGTGGGCAAGGGTTCGGCCCAGTCCCTGCGTCAGGAAGGCATGATCGTTAAAGTCTCCGAAGTTGACCCGATCTGCGCCATGCAAGCGTGCATGGACGGTTTCGAACTGGTTTCGCCGTTCATCGACGGTATCAACAACGGCACCGAAGCAAGCATCGACAAAGCGCTGCTGGGCAAGATCGACCTGATCGTGACCACCACCGGTAACGTCAATGTTTGCGACGCGAACATGCTCAAAGCCCTGAAGAAGCGCGCCGTGGTCTGCAACATCGGTCACTTCGACAACGAAATCGACACCGCTTTCATGCGCAAGAACTGGGCATGGGAAGAAGTGAAGCCACAGGTACACAAGATCCACCGTACCGGCCCGGGCGCTTTCGACGCGCAGAACGACGACTACCTGATCCTGCTGGCCGAAGGCCGTCTGGTAAACCTGGGTAACGCCACTGGCCACCCAAGCCGCATCATGGACGGTTCGTTCGCCAACCAGGTGCTGGCACAGATCTTCCTGTTCGGCCAGAAGTACGCCGACCTGTCGCCAGCCCAGAAAGCCGAGCGTCTGACCGTTGAAGTACTGCCGAAGAAACTCGACGAAGAAGTGGCTCTGGAAATGGTTCGCGGCTTCGGCGGCGTGGTCACTCAACTGACCAAGCAACAGGCTGACTACATCGGCGTGACCGTCGAAGGCCCGTTCAAGCCGCACGCTTACCGCTACTAA
- a CDS encoding MFS transporter, whose amino-acid sequence MPLALLALAVAAFGIGTTEFVIMGLLPDVARDLAVSIPHAGLLITGYALGVVFGAPILAIGTANMPRKATLLGMTLMFILGNVLCALAPNYATLMAARVVTALCHGAFFGIGSVVAAGLVAPNKRAQAIAMMFTGLTLANVLGVPLGTALGQYAGWRSTFWAVSVIGVIAALAQWFWLPKHIPMDKANLASEFKVLGKINVLLALGMSVLASTSLFSVFTYIAPILQDITGVSPHGVTVMLLLFGVGLTGGSMLGGRLADNRLLPSLVGVALAVVVILAAFSQTSRSVVPAAITLVLWGIFAFALCPILQLLIIDQAHEAPNLGSTLNQSAFNLGNAAGAWIGGLVVASGADLADLPWTGALVGVLTVLTALFFIYLQRRETAGVNVSG is encoded by the coding sequence ATGCCACTCGCCTTGCTTGCCCTCGCTGTTGCCGCATTCGGCATCGGCACAACCGAATTCGTCATCATGGGCTTGTTGCCCGATGTCGCCCGCGACCTTGCCGTGAGCATTCCTCACGCGGGCCTGTTGATCACTGGTTATGCGTTGGGCGTGGTGTTCGGCGCGCCAATCCTGGCGATCGGCACCGCGAACATGCCGCGCAAAGCGACGCTGCTCGGCATGACGCTGATGTTCATCCTCGGCAACGTGCTCTGCGCCCTGGCGCCGAACTACGCGACGCTGATGGCCGCTCGCGTGGTCACCGCACTGTGCCACGGCGCGTTTTTCGGCATTGGCTCGGTGGTCGCCGCCGGGCTGGTCGCGCCGAACAAACGCGCACAGGCGATTGCGATGATGTTCACCGGCCTGACCTTGGCCAACGTTCTCGGCGTGCCGCTGGGCACGGCGCTCGGGCAATACGCCGGCTGGCGTTCGACCTTCTGGGCGGTTTCGGTGATCGGAGTGATCGCAGCCCTCGCGCAGTGGTTTTGGCTGCCGAAACACATCCCGATGGACAAGGCCAACCTCGCCAGCGAATTCAAGGTATTGGGCAAGATCAACGTGTTGCTGGCGCTGGGCATGAGTGTGCTGGCATCGACCAGCCTGTTCAGCGTGTTCACCTACATTGCGCCAATCCTGCAAGACATCACCGGCGTCAGCCCACACGGTGTGACTGTGATGCTGTTGTTGTTCGGCGTCGGCCTGACCGGTGGCAGCATGCTCGGCGGGCGTCTGGCTGATAACCGTTTGTTGCCTTCGCTGGTCGGTGTGGCCTTGGCGGTGGTGGTGATTCTGGCGGCGTTCAGCCAGACCAGCCGTTCGGTGGTGCCGGCGGCGATCACGCTGGTGCTGTGGGGGATTTTTGCTTTTGCGCTGTGTCCGATTCTGCAATTGCTGATCATCGATCAGGCCCATGAAGCGCCGAACCTCGGTTCGACATTGAACCAGAGCGCTTTCAACCTCGGTAACGCGGCGGGTGCGTGGATCGGCGGGCTGGTGGTGGCCAGTGGCGCGGACCTGGCGGACTTGCCGTGGACCGGGGCACTGGTCGGCGTGCTGACGGTGCTGACGGCGCTGTTTTTCATCTATCTGCAACGTCGCGAAACGGCTGGGGTCAATGTGTCTGGCTAA
- the mltA gene encoding murein transglycosylase A encodes MNSRFKAWRHPLIATLPLLAILAGCTGGENAKPKTHALATYSSATWEALPAVSDSDLVAGFGSWRSACTRLKADAVWGTTCAAAANVPQSATEIRAFLKQNLDVYGLRAENDNPNGLITGYYEPVYPGSLTPTEAANVPVYGVPEDMIIVSLDSIYPELKGKRLRGRLEGRVLKPYDDAATIESKGVKAPVVAYLTDPMNLQFLQIQGSGRIQTADGKQLRIAYADQNGHPYRPIGRWLVEQGELKKEDVTMSAISNWAKANPSRIPELLGSNPSYVFFTRNPDSNEGPRGSLNVPLTAGYSAAVDRKVIPLGSLLWLSTTRPDGTALVRPVAAQDTGGAIAGEVRADLFWGTGDAAGQLAGDMKQQGQIWMLWPKGAALPQVPRVADTEKK; translated from the coding sequence ATGAACAGCCGTTTCAAGGCCTGGCGTCACCCGCTGATTGCAACCCTGCCGCTGCTGGCGATACTCGCCGGCTGCACCGGTGGCGAGAACGCCAAGCCGAAAACCCACGCGCTGGCCACTTATTCCAGCGCCACTTGGGAGGCATTGCCGGCGGTATCCGATAGCGATCTGGTCGCCGGTTTCGGTTCGTGGCGCAGCGCCTGCACCCGACTCAAGGCAGATGCGGTCTGGGGCACAACCTGCGCAGCAGCGGCCAATGTTCCACAGAGCGCCACAGAAATTCGTGCGTTTCTCAAACAGAACCTCGATGTCTACGGCCTGCGCGCTGAAAACGACAACCCCAACGGCTTGATCACCGGCTACTACGAGCCGGTCTACCCCGGCAGCCTGACGCCCACCGAGGCGGCCAACGTGCCGGTGTATGGCGTGCCGGAGGACATGATCATTGTCTCGCTCGACAGCATTTATCCCGAACTCAAAGGCAAACGCCTGCGTGGTCGCCTTGAAGGTCGAGTACTCAAACCTTACGACGATGCTGCGACCATCGAATCCAAAGGTGTGAAAGCCCCAGTGGTTGCCTACCTGACCGACCCGATGAATCTGCAATTCCTGCAGATCCAGGGTTCGGGGCGGATTCAGACCGCAGACGGCAAACAGCTGCGCATTGCCTACGCCGATCAGAACGGCCATCCATATCGGCCGATCGGCCGCTGGCTGGTCGAGCAAGGCGAGTTGAAGAAAGAAGACGTGACAATGAGCGCAATCAGCAACTGGGCCAAAGCCAATCCGTCGCGGATTCCTGAACTGCTGGGCAGCAACCCGAGCTATGTGTTCTTCACCCGCAATCCGGACAGCAATGAAGGCCCGCGCGGATCACTGAACGTGCCGTTGACTGCGGGCTACAGTGCGGCAGTGGATCGCAAGGTAATTCCGCTGGGCAGCCTGTTGTGGCTGTCGACCACGCGCCCGGATGGTACGGCACTGGTCCGCCCGGTGGCGGCGCAGGATACCGGCGGCGCGATTGCCGGCGAGGTTCGTGCGGATCTGTTCTGGGGCACCGGTGATGCAGCCGGGCAACTGGCCGGGGACATGAAACAGCAGGGGCAGATCTGGATGCTCTGGCCAAAAGGTGCGGCGCTGCCACAAGTGCCGCGGGTGGCTGATACAGAGAAGAAGTAA
- a CDS encoding DUF1090 domain-containing protein, producing MKFLAPLAMLTLCGVMAAPVMADEDAPGLTGCAAKKQGIMNQIEQAKSRGNADQQAGLEKALSEVTEHCTDAGLKKERENKVLEAKHEVSQRQADLDKAMKKGDPERINKRKEKLAESRKELQDALEEIDK from the coding sequence ATGAAATTTCTTGCACCGCTCGCCATGCTGACCCTTTGCGGCGTGATGGCCGCCCCCGTAATGGCCGATGAAGATGCCCCCGGCCTGACCGGCTGCGCTGCGAAAAAGCAGGGCATCATGAACCAGATCGAACAGGCGAAATCGCGCGGCAATGCCGATCAGCAGGCGGGTCTGGAAAAAGCCCTGAGCGAAGTGACCGAACACTGCACCGACGCCGGTCTGAAGAAAGAACGCGAAAACAAAGTGCTTGAGGCCAAACACGAAGTCAGTCAGCGTCAGGCCGATCTCGATAAAGCCATGAAGAAAGGCGATCCGGAGAGGATCAACAAGCGCAAAGAAAAACTCGCCGAATCGCGCAAAGAACTGCAGGACGCGCTGGAAGAAATCGACAAGTAA
- a CDS encoding c-type cytochrome, which produces MTVKRIAVVLLACLTLSACGGVDPNSPLGQRKAIFKQMLKTGEDLGGMLRGRIPFDGPKFAEGAVKLDTLSHEPWKHFPQVREDDHTSAKDDVWQKQAQFQEMARTLEAATGELVIASQVQPYKASNLAPAVQKVEDACSACHKQFRDH; this is translated from the coding sequence ATGACTGTTAAAAGAATTGCTGTTGTATTGCTGGCCTGTCTGACCTTGTCCGCCTGTGGCGGTGTCGATCCGAATTCTCCTCTGGGCCAGCGCAAGGCCATTTTCAAACAGATGCTCAAGACCGGTGAAGATCTGGGTGGCATGTTGCGTGGGCGCATTCCGTTCGACGGGCCGAAATTCGCCGAGGGCGCGGTCAAGCTCGATACGTTGTCCCATGAACCGTGGAAGCATTTTCCGCAAGTTCGCGAGGACGATCACACCAGCGCCAAGGACGATGTCTGGCAGAAACAGGCGCAGTTTCAGGAAATGGCTCGCACGCTCGAAGCCGCCACCGGCGAGCTGGTGATTGCCAGTCAGGTTCAGCCGTACAAGGCCAGCAACCTCGCGCCGGCGGTGCAGAAAGTTGAGGATGCCTGCAGCGCTTGCCATAAACAGTTTCGCGATCATTGA
- a CDS encoding EamA family transporter has protein sequence MLATGLVLMAALLHATWNTLIKFSAERLLVVACMDTVALLVVAIALPFVSLPPMDIWPWILASAAFELLYRYLLIQAYRVGDLGLVYPLMRGLSPLVVLALTLIFAGEVLTTQQIFGIMLIPLGMVCLLWQGGGGKHLPWSMLPVVALIGLCIGCYTYIDGQALRRWSHPLDYLVWVTLLSAWPFPLLAWGAKRPAFMLFWREQWKLGLAVGFCVLASYALVLWAMQLGSIAEAAALREISVILVVLFGMRYLKEPFGRPRLLACGLVLIGMLVMKF, from the coding sequence GTGCTGGCGACGGGATTGGTATTGATGGCGGCGCTGCTGCATGCGACGTGGAATACATTGATCAAGTTCAGCGCCGAGCGGCTGCTGGTGGTGGCGTGCATGGACACCGTGGCGCTGCTGGTCGTCGCCATCGCGTTGCCATTCGTGAGCTTGCCGCCGATGGATATCTGGCCGTGGATTCTGGCGTCGGCAGCGTTTGAATTGCTGTATCGCTACCTGCTGATTCAGGCGTATCGGGTCGGCGATCTCGGGTTGGTCTATCCACTGATGCGCGGTTTGTCGCCGCTGGTAGTGCTGGCGCTGACGCTGATCTTCGCCGGCGAAGTGCTCACCACCCAGCAGATCTTCGGCATCATGCTGATTCCGTTGGGCATGGTTTGCCTGCTGTGGCAGGGCGGTGGTGGCAAGCACTTGCCGTGGTCGATGCTGCCGGTGGTGGCGCTGATCGGCCTGTGCATCGGCTGCTACACCTACATTGATGGCCAGGCGTTGCGGCGCTGGTCGCATCCGCTCGATTACCTGGTCTGGGTCACGCTGCTCAGCGCGTGGCCGTTTCCGCTGTTGGCATGGGGCGCCAAGCGTCCGGCGTTCATGTTGTTCTGGCGTGAGCAATGGAAGCTGGGGTTGGCGGTGGGCTTCTGCGTATTGGCCAGCTACGCTCTGGTGCTGTGGGCGATGCAATTGGGCTCGATTGCGGAGGCGGCGGCATTGCGCGAAATCAGCGTGATTCTGGTGGTGTTGTTCGGCATGCGCTACTTGAAAGAACCTTTCGGCCGTCCGCGGCTCTTAGCCTGTGGGCTGGTGCTGATCGGCATGCTGGTGATGAAGTTCTGA